Sequence from the Symbiopectobacterium purcellii genome:
TTATCGATCACACGCCGGACGTGGTATTGATGGACATCCGTATGCCGCGACTCAACGGCATCGAAGCGCTGCAACAGATGCGCCAGCATCACCCTAAAACGCCCATCATCCTGATGACAGCCTACGCGGCCGTGGAAACCGCCGTTGAAGCGTTGCGCCACGGCGCGTTCGATTACGTGATCAAACCCTTTGATCTCGATGAACTGACGCTCATCATTCAGCGTGCGCTGCAACTTCAGGCGATGAAGCAGGAGATTCGCCATTTGCATCAGGCGCTGAGCGACAGTTGGCAATGGGGGCATATACTGACCAACAGCCCACGGATGATGGAGATCTGCCGCGACACGGCCAAGATTGCGCTCAGTCAGGCCAGTGTGTTGATCAGCGGTGAAAGCGGCACCGGCAAAGAACTGATCGCCCGCGCCATTCACTACAACAGCCGGCGCGCTAACGGCCCCTTTATCAAAATCAACTGCGCGGCGCTGCCAGAATCGTTACTGGAAAGCGAACTGTTCGGCCATGAGAAAGGTGCTTTTACCGGCGCTCAGGTGCAACGGCAAGGGCTGTTTGAGCGCGCTCATCAGGGAACCCTGCTGCTGGATGAAGTGGGTGAAATGCCGCTCAATTTACAGGTAAAACTGCTGCGCGTGTTACAAGAACGCGAGTTTGAACGGGTGGGCGGGCACAACACGGTGAAAGTGGATATTCGTATCATTGCCGCCACTAACCGCAACCTCGTCGCCATGGTCGATAGCGGCGATTTCCGTCAGGATCTGTTTTATCGCCTCAACGTGATCCATCTGGAAATCCCCCCGCTACGCGAACGTCAGCAAGATATTCCGCTGCTGGCCAACCATTTTCTGCAAAAGTTCTGTGCGGAAAACCGGCGTGAAATTATCGATATCGATCCGGCCGCGCTGGCGGTTCTACAAGCCTGGCACTGGCCTGGCAATATTCGCGAATTATCGAACGTGATTGAGCGTGCGGTGATCATGAGCACCGGCGTGGTGATTTTTGCCGACGATCTGCCCACACAGCTGCACTGCGCCACCAGCAACGCCGATGGAGAAAAACCGCCGCTGTCATTTACCCAGGGTGAATCCAGCCTGAAAGAAGCGATCAAGCGCTATGAAAAACAGGTGATTATCTCCACGCTGGAAAAACACCAGGGCAATCGCACCCACAGCGCATTGCAGTTGGGTATCAGCCGCCGGGCGCTGATGTATAAACTGCAAGAATACGGCATCGATACCCTCCTTCCGAAAACGGATACCTGACCCGCTTTTGCCTGAGAAGAAATTTGCGCACTGTGCAAATTCCTTCTCACCTCCCACCGCCTGCCAGACACCGTTCACAGCCAAAGCAACAAAAACAACCAATTGAAAAACATCATAAATAAAAATTTTATTGCCTGAAAAACACAGCTGGCACCCGCCTTGCTATTCCCTGCCCGTACCCACTTCGGCGTATACCAAGGGAAAAATAATGAAAGATAAACATCTTACCTTACCGCAGGCTAGCCGCTTGTTCCGTGATGGCATGACCATCATGGTGGGCGGTTTTATGGGAATTGGCACGCCCCCCCGTCTGGTTAACGCGTTACTCGATTCCGGCGTGCGCGACTTGACGCTTATCGCCAACGACACCGCGTTCGTCGATACCGGTATTGGCCCGCTGATCGTCAACGGCAGGGTGAAGAAAGTGATCGCCTCACACATCGGCACTAACCCGGAAACCGGTCGCCGCATGATTAACGGCGAAATGGAAGTGCAACTGGTGCCGCAGGGAACCCTCATCGAACAGATCCGCTGCGGCGGTGCCGGACTGGGCGGCGCGCTTACCCCAACCGGCGTCGGCACCGTGGTGGAAGAAGGCAAACAGCGCATCACGCTGGATAAAGTCACCTATCTGCTGGAACGGCCACTGCGCGCAGATTTGGCACTGATTCGCGCCCATCAGGCCGATGCGCTCGGCAATCTGACCTACCAACTCAGCGCCAGAAACTTCAATCCGCTGCTGGCTCTCGCCGCAGATATCACCTTGGTCGAACCGGATGAACTGGTCGCTATCGGCGACATCGCGCCAGATCGGGTGGTCACGCCCGGAGCCCTGGTTGATTACATCATTACCCCCGAGGAGCGTTAATCATGGATGCCAAACAACGTATTGCGCGCCGCGTGGCGCAAGAGCTGCAAGACGGCGATGTGGTCAATCTGGGGATTGGCCTGCCGACGCAGGTGGCTAACTATCTGCCAGAAGGCATTGATATCACGCTGCAATCAGAAAATGGTTTTCTTGGCCTTGGCCCGATAACCGAGCCGCATCCCGATCTGGTCAACGCCGGTGGGCAACCCTGCGGCATTCTGCCCGGCGCCGCGATGTTCGACAGCGCGTTCTCCTTTGCCCTGATCCGTGGCGGCCACGTGGATGCCTGCGTGCTGGGTGGCCTGCAAGTGGATGAAGAGGCCAATCTGGCTAACTGGGTCGTTCCCGGCAAGATGGTGCCCGGCATGGGCGGTGCGATGGATTTGGTTACCGGTGCGAAGAAAGTGATCATCGCCATGGAACACTGCGCCAAAGACGGCACCGCCAAAATCCTTAAACGCTGCACCATGCCGCTGACCGCACAGCATGCCGTCCATATGCTGGTTACTGAATTGGCGGTGTTCCGTTTTATTAACGGTGCCATGTGGCTCACCGAAATCGCACCGGGCCATGGCGTGGACAGCATTCGCGCCAAAACCGACGCGCACTTCGACGTGGCAGAACCGCTGCAACCGATGTGGCAAGCCACTGTCGGGGGTGATGCATGATAGGGCGTATCTCGCGTTTTATGACGCGCGTCGTCAGCCGTTATCTGCCCGATCCGCTGATTTTTGCCATGTTGTTAACGCTGATTACCTTCGGCGTGGCGTTGTGGCTCACGCCACAAACGCCGCTCAGCATGGTGAAACTGTGGGGCGATGGTTTCTGGAATCTGCTGGCATTCGGCATGCAGATGGCGCTGATCATTGTCACCGGCCATGCGTTGGCAAGCTCACCACCGGTCAAACGCCTGCTGCGTCTGGCGGCTTCCGCCGCCAAAACGCCGGCACAGGGCGTGATGCTGGTGACATTCTTCGGCTCTGTCGCCTGCGTGATCAACTGGGGCTTCGGTTTGATCGTCGGCGCGATGTTTGCACGCGAAGTGGCGCGCCGTGTGCCCGGATCGGACTATCCGCTCCTGATCGCCTGCGCTTATATTGGCTTTCTCACCTGGGGTGGCGGTTTCTCCGGCTCAATGCCTCTGCTGGCGGCAACGCCCGGCAACCCGGTAGAGCACATCGCCGGTCTGGTGCCAGTGTCTCACACCCTGTTTACCGGTTTTAACCTGTTTATCACGCTCGGCCTGATCGTCGTCATGCCGTTTGTGACCCGCATGATGACGCCGCGACCCAGCGATGTCATCTCCATCGATCCTGCGCTGTTAAAGGACGATACCGACTTCCAGAAAACCTTGCCTGCCGATGCGCCACCCTCTGAGCGTTTGGAAGAGAGCCGCATTCTGGCACTGATTATCGGCGCTCTGGGTGTCGTTTATCTGGGCATCTACTTTGCGGAGAAAGGGTTCAACATCACCATTAACACCGTCAACATGATGTTCATGATTGCCGGTCTGCTGCTGCATAAAACGCCTATGGCCTATATGCGGGCTATCAGCGCGGCGGCACGCAGTACCGCCGGTATTCTGGTGCAGTTCCCGTTCTACGCCGGTATTCAGCTCATGATGGAACATTCCGGGCTGGGCGGTCTGATCACCGAATTTTTCATCAACGTCGCCAATAAAGACACTTTCCCCGTCATGACCTTCTTCAGCTCTGCGCTGATCAACTTCGCCGTGCCTTCCGGCGGCGGCCACTGGGTTATCCAGGGGCCATTCGTGATGCCGGCGGCACAGGCGTTAGGTGCCGATTTGGGCAAATCAGTGATGGCCATCGCCTATGGCGAGCAGTGGATGAACATGGCACAGCCCTTCTGGGCGCTGCCTGCGCTTGCCATCGCTGGACTGGGCGTGCGCGACATCATGGGGTATTGCATCACCGCGCTGCTGTTCTCCGGGGTGATTTTTGTCGTGGGTTTGACGTTCTTTTAACGTCGCGGTGATGAAACAGAGGAAAACAACATGAAAAACGTCGTTATCGTGAGTGCAGTACGTACCGCCATCGGCAGTTTCAACGGATCGCTTGCTGGTGTAAGTGCTGTCGATTTGGGGGCTACCGTTATCAAGGCGGCACTCGCGCGCGCCAACCTTGATGCGGAATGTGTCGATGAAGTGATCATGGGCAACGTGTTACAAGCAGGCCTCGGGCAAAACCCGGCGCGTCAGGCGTTGCTGAAAAGCGGCCTGGCAGACACGGTGTGCGGCTACACCGTCAACATGGTGTGCGGATCGGGGCTGAAAAGCGTAGCGTTAGCCGCGCAGGCGATTGAATCTGGTCAGGCCACAACGCTGGTGGCAGGTGGTATGGAAAACATGAGCCAGGCCCCCTACCTGCTTGATGCCAAAGCGCGCTGGGGCTACCGCCTCGGCGATGGGCAGTTGTCAGACGTTATCCTGCGCGATGGCCTGGTCTGCGCCACCCACGGTTATCATATGGGCATCACCGCGGAAAACGTCGCCAAAGCCTATGACATCAGCCGCGCCATGCAGGATGAAGCAGCCCTCATCTCCCAGCAACGGGCGGTTGCGGCGATTCAATCCGGCGCGTTCGATGCAGAGATCGTCCCCGTCACCGTCAAGCTGCGCAAAAAAGAGGTCGTGTTCCACACCGATGAGTTTCCCAAAGCGGACTCTACGCTGGAAGGGCTGGCAGCTTTGCGTCCGGCCTTTGACAAAGCGGGCACCGTGACCGCCGGGAATGCCTCAGGCATCAACGACGGTGCCGCCGCGCTGGTGATAATGGAAGAAGACGCTGCGCGGGCTGCCGGGTTGACGCCACTGGCACGTATCCGCGGTTATGCCAGCGGCGGTGTCGCCCC
This genomic interval carries:
- a CDS encoding 3-oxoacid CoA-transferase subunit B; this encodes MDAKQRIARRVAQELQDGDVVNLGIGLPTQVANYLPEGIDITLQSENGFLGLGPITEPHPDLVNAGGQPCGILPGAAMFDSAFSFALIRGGHVDACVLGGLQVDEEANLANWVVPGKMVPGMGGAMDLVTGAKKVIIAMEHCAKDGTAKILKRCTMPLTAQHAVHMLVTELAVFRFINGAMWLTEIAPGHGVDSIRAKTDAHFDVAEPLQPMWQATVGGDA
- the atoD gene encoding acetate CoA-transferase subunit alpha encodes the protein MKDKHLTLPQASRLFRDGMTIMVGGFMGIGTPPRLVNALLDSGVRDLTLIANDTAFVDTGIGPLIVNGRVKKVIASHIGTNPETGRRMINGEMEVQLVPQGTLIEQIRCGGAGLGGALTPTGVGTVVEEGKQRITLDKVTYLLERPLRADLALIRAHQADALGNLTYQLSARNFNPLLALAADITLVEPDELVAIGDIAPDRVVTPGALVDYIITPEER
- the atoC gene encoding acetoacetate metabolism transcriptional regulator AtoC gives rise to the protein MKQTYSILIADDEENVRRMLTTAFSLAGQQTFCASDGREAVRTFIDHTPDVVLMDIRMPRLNGIEALQQMRQHHPKTPIILMTAYAAVETAVEALRHGAFDYVIKPFDLDELTLIIQRALQLQAMKQEIRHLHQALSDSWQWGHILTNSPRMMEICRDTAKIALSQASVLISGESGTGKELIARAIHYNSRRANGPFIKINCAALPESLLESELFGHEKGAFTGAQVQRQGLFERAHQGTLLLDEVGEMPLNLQVKLLRVLQEREFERVGGHNTVKVDIRIIAATNRNLVAMVDSGDFRQDLFYRLNVIHLEIPPLRERQQDIPLLANHFLQKFCAENRREIIDIDPAALAVLQAWHWPGNIRELSNVIERAVIMSTGVVIFADDLPTQLHCATSNADGEKPPLSFTQGESSLKEAIKRYEKQVIISTLEKHQGNRTHSALQLGISRRALMYKLQEYGIDTLLPKTDT
- a CDS encoding TIGR00366 family protein, with amino-acid sequence MIGRISRFMTRVVSRYLPDPLIFAMLLTLITFGVALWLTPQTPLSMVKLWGDGFWNLLAFGMQMALIIVTGHALASSPPVKRLLRLAASAAKTPAQGVMLVTFFGSVACVINWGFGLIVGAMFAREVARRVPGSDYPLLIACAYIGFLTWGGGFSGSMPLLAATPGNPVEHIAGLVPVSHTLFTGFNLFITLGLIVVMPFVTRMMTPRPSDVISIDPALLKDDTDFQKTLPADAPPSERLEESRILALIIGALGVVYLGIYFAEKGFNITINTVNMMFMIAGLLLHKTPMAYMRAISAAARSTAGILVQFPFYAGIQLMMEHSGLGGLITEFFINVANKDTFPVMTFFSSALINFAVPSGGGHWVIQGPFVMPAAQALGADLGKSVMAIAYGEQWMNMAQPFWALPALAIAGLGVRDIMGYCITALLFSGVIFVVGLTFF
- a CDS encoding acetyl-CoA C-acetyltransferase, with the protein product MKNVVIVSAVRTAIGSFNGSLAGVSAVDLGATVIKAALARANLDAECVDEVIMGNVLQAGLGQNPARQALLKSGLADTVCGYTVNMVCGSGLKSVALAAQAIESGQATTLVAGGMENMSQAPYLLDAKARWGYRLGDGQLSDVILRDGLVCATHGYHMGITAENVAKAYDISRAMQDEAALISQQRAVAAIQSGAFDAEIVPVTVKLRKKEVVFHTDEFPKADSTLEGLAALRPAFDKAGTVTAGNASGINDGAAALVIMEEDAARAAGLTPLARIRGYASGGVAPALMGMGPVPATQKVLQQTGLQIDDFDLIEANEAFAAQFLAVGNTLKFDREKVNVNGGAMALGHPIGASGARILVTLLHALRARDETLGLATLCIGGGQGVALAIERLD